A region of Zootoca vivipara chromosome 15, rZooViv1.1, whole genome shotgun sequence DNA encodes the following proteins:
- the LRRC26 gene encoding leucine-rich repeat-containing protein 26, which translates to MAWCGRSQVLPLPTSGSGLTHCSCFQTFATFAFLLLLYPSPSSSACPAVCSCTSGEINCMEHKLRWVPEDLPANATTVLLDYNRIATLQNRTFVIQGALRHLSLRSNILGVIHPQALAGLSELRELDLSGNYLTVLQPNTFLPVPRLRMLNLGNNKLLTLEPELLRSLPHLESLSLQGNALVSLSPDLFSNLPYLHFLRLHNNPWGCTCAIQPLYQWLTDNVEKVPEVDSVSCKRPTQLTQHPIAAIGNESFAHCWEPWLQVKDYAFFLLIGPSTFLASICVCILFGSLAVAQAKILKVSSIRPGALARRAERSPR; encoded by the exons ATGGCTTGGTGCGGTAGAAGCCAGGTCCTCCCCTTGCCAACTTCAGGCTCTGGCCTTACTCACTGCAGTTGCTTTCAGACCTTTGCCACCttcgccttcctcctcctcctctacccaTCCCCAAGCTCCTCTGCCTGCCCAGCTGTTTGCAGCTGTACCTCTGGGGAAATCAACTGCATGGAGCACAAGCTGCGCTGGGTGCCTGAAGATCTTCCAGCCAATGCCACCACTgtcctgctggactacaaccgCATTGCTACCCTCCAGAACCGCACCTTTGTCATCCagggcgccctgcgccacctcAGCCTTCGGAGCAACATCCTCGGGGTCATCCACCCCCAGGCCCTGGCTGGCCTCAGTGAGCTGCGGGAACTGGACCTGAGTGGGAACTACCTGACTGTCCTGCAACCCAATACTTTCCTCCCCGTGCCGAGGCTGAGGATGCTGAACCTGGGGAACAACAAGCTCTTGACACTGGAGCCAGAGCTGCTCAGGTCTTTGCCCCACCTCGAGTCTCTGTCTCTGCAGGGCAATGCGCTCGTCTCGCTCTCGCCCGACCTCTTCAGCAACCTGCCTTACTTGCATTTCCTCAGGCTGCACAACAACCCCTGGGGGTGCACCTGTGCCATCCAGCCCCTCTACCAGTGGCTCACTGACAACGTGGAGAAAGTCCCAG AGGTGGACTCTGTCTCTTGCAAACGCCCCACACAGCTCACCCAACATCCCATCGCTGCCATTGGAAACGAGTCCTTTGCTCACTGCTGGGAGCCCTGGCTGCAAGTAAAAGATTATGCTTTCTTCCTGCTCATTGGCCCGTCTACCTTCTTAGCCAGCATCTGCGTCTGCATCCTCTTCGGCTCGCTAGCAGTGGCCCAAGCAAAGATCCTCAAGGTGTCGTCCATccggccaggcgccctggcaagGCGTGCAGAGCGCAGTCCTCGCTAG